One Faecalicatena sp. Marseille-Q4148 DNA window includes the following coding sequences:
- a CDS encoding ABC transporter ATP-binding protein has product MLYKVSETSAKKEQKQNDCLIRAEHLFYSYDDGKSCSLNDVSLEIHSGRKIAFLGANGAGKSTFFLCLNGILKPTKGQLFFHGVPYSYKQKDLLKLRQKVGIVFQNPDDQLFSASVCQEISFGLFNLGLTAAEVQTLVNQIIDYMGLRSCCHKPVHILSGGQKKQVSIADILVMKPELIILDEPVSSLDPKHTDLVNDLIDQMTLDGMTVLQSTHDVDYALRWADEVILFHEGCILVHTDPVTLFCNEALLTKANLKQPDCLKLFFSLCRKKILSDTLPVPRTLQTLEHYLEQTIERNETE; this is encoded by the coding sequence ATGCTGTATAAGGTATCTGAAACTTCAGCGAAAAAAGAGCAGAAACAAAATGATTGCCTCATTCGGGCAGAGCATTTATTCTATTCGTATGACGATGGCAAAAGCTGCTCTCTCAATGATGTTTCATTGGAAATCCACTCCGGCCGGAAGATTGCCTTTCTCGGAGCCAATGGCGCCGGAAAATCTACGTTCTTTCTCTGTCTGAACGGAATTTTAAAACCAACAAAAGGGCAGCTGTTTTTCCACGGTGTGCCTTACTCCTATAAACAGAAAGATTTACTGAAGCTTCGTCAGAAAGTGGGGATCGTATTTCAAAACCCGGATGACCAGCTCTTTTCTGCCAGTGTTTGTCAGGAAATCTCCTTCGGACTATTTAATCTCGGATTAACTGCCGCAGAAGTACAAACACTTGTAAATCAAATCATTGATTATATGGGGCTTCGCTCCTGTTGTCACAAACCGGTTCATATATTAAGCGGAGGTCAGAAAAAGCAAGTATCCATCGCAGATATTCTTGTTATGAAACCGGAACTCATCATTCTTGATGAGCCTGTTTCTTCTCTTGATCCAAAACATACCGATCTTGTAAATGATTTGATTGACCAAATGACTCTGGACGGTATGACTGTACTACAATCCACTCATGATGTGGACTATGCGCTTCGCTGGGCAGATGAAGTCATCCTTTTTCACGAAGGATGTATCCTGGTACACACAGATCCTGTTACACTTTTCTGCAACGAAGCGCTGCTTACAAAAGCAAATTTGAAACAACCCGATTGTCTGAAATTGTTTTTCAGCCTTTGCCGCAAAAAAATCCTGTCAGATACGCTTCCGGTCCCGCGTACTTTACAGACATTGGAACATTATCTGGAACAAACGATAGAAAGGAATGAAACTGAATGA
- a CDS encoding precorrin-8X methylmutase produces MKEQLEQVLPEEIEKRSFEMISEELGERVFSPWEEPIIKRCIHTSADFEYADNLAFSEGAVQQIIEKIVQDGVDFITDTNMGKSGVNKRALQKMNCTVSCFMADEDVAALAKENQTTRAVASMDKATQFANNSGRAVVIAVGNAPTALVRLDELIREGKITPALVIGVPVGFVNVVAAKELIMEAPVPYIVAKGRKGGSNIAAAIVNALLYMAGGRD; encoded by the coding sequence ATGAAGGAACAATTGGAGCAGGTACTTCCGGAAGAAATTGAAAAACGAAGTTTTGAGATGATTAGCGAAGAGCTGGGTGAACGTGTTTTTTCTCCGTGGGAAGAACCGATTATTAAGAGATGCATTCATACAAGCGCTGATTTTGAGTATGCAGACAATCTGGCGTTCTCAGAAGGAGCAGTACAGCAGATTATTGAGAAGATTGTTCAGGATGGTGTAGATTTTATAACAGATACGAACATGGGAAAATCCGGTGTAAATAAAAGAGCATTGCAGAAAATGAATTGTACGGTCAGCTGCTTTATGGCGGATGAAGATGTGGCAGCGCTTGCAAAGGAAAATCAGACTACCAGAGCTGTAGCAAGCATGGATAAGGCAACACAGTTTGCAAACAATTCCGGACGTGCAGTTGTGATCGCAGTTGGAAATGCACCGACAGCGCTTGTGCGTCTCGATGAGTTGATCCGGGAAGGAAAGATTACTCCGGCGCTTGTGATAGGAGTACCGGTTGGATTTGTTAATGTGGTGGCGGCGAAAGAATTAATTATGGAAGCGCCGGTTCCGTATATTGTGGCAAAGGGAAGAAAGGGCGGCAGTAATATTGCCGCTGCGATTGTAAACGCGCTTTTGTATATGGCAGGCGGCCGGGACTAA
- a CDS encoding aminotransferase class I/II-fold pyridoxal phosphate-dependent enzyme: MELHGGNIYDKSVNLDFSISVNPFGLPEKVRKEAFRGVEMAEHYPDIHYTALRKSIREYFGITGSEVALGNGATELIYTLVHVKRPRRALIIGPTFIEYERALETEGCKYEYFMTKEEEGFELKREILDYLEENEFDMLFLCNPNNPTGKLVKRGLLREMIELCERKSITFMIDECFMSFVKKEADHSYMWNHKGFRHLVILRAFTKTFAMPGLRLGYAVSEDTDLMEKIRLAMPPWNVSVPAQYAGVAAMKEIEYLKETKTFIYNEREWMEDQLEKIGFEVIPSKTNFILFRGPQGLQEVCMEKGILIRDAGSFRGMREGYYRIGLKKRKFNTQLLKVLHAYMVTEGTKKTWRE, translated from the coding sequence ATGGAATTACATGGCGGAAACATTTATGATAAATCGGTAAATCTGGACTTTTCGATTAGTGTAAATCCCTTTGGATTGCCGGAGAAAGTCCGCAAAGAGGCGTTCCGAGGGGTAGAAATGGCGGAGCATTATCCAGATATTCATTATACTGCTTTGCGAAAGTCCATCAGAGAATATTTTGGAATAACAGGAAGTGAAGTGGCACTTGGGAATGGGGCAACGGAACTGATCTATACGCTTGTACATGTGAAACGACCTCGAAGGGCATTGATCATTGGACCAACGTTTATTGAATATGAGCGTGCCCTTGAAACTGAAGGGTGCAAGTATGAATATTTTATGACGAAAGAAGAAGAAGGATTTGAACTGAAGCGGGAAATTCTTGACTATCTGGAAGAGAATGAATTTGATATGCTGTTTTTGTGCAATCCAAACAATCCAACGGGGAAACTTGTGAAGCGCGGACTGCTGCGGGAAATGATCGAGCTTTGCGAAAGAAAGTCCATTACCTTTATGATTGACGAATGCTTTATGAGTTTTGTGAAAAAAGAAGCGGATCATTCTTATATGTGGAATCATAAAGGTTTCCGGCATCTTGTGATTTTAAGGGCATTTACAAAAACATTTGCCATGCCGGGACTTCGTCTCGGTTATGCAGTGTCAGAAGATACAGACCTGATGGAGAAAATCCGTCTTGCCATGCCGCCGTGGAACGTATCCGTTCCGGCACAGTATGCCGGTGTGGCGGCTATGAAAGAAATTGAGTATTTAAAAGAAACAAAAACGTTTATCTATAATGAAAGAGAATGGATGGAAGATCAGCTGGAGAAGATTGGATTTGAAGTGATTCCATCTAAGACCAATTTCATTTTGTTTCGCGGACCGCAAGGGCTTCAGGAAGTCTGTATGGAGAAGGGGATTCTGATTCGGGATGCAGGAAGCTTCCGCGGAATGAGAGAAGGCTATTACCGGATTGGCCTAAAAAAACGAAAATTTAACACGCAGCTGTTGAAAGTGCTTCATGCCTATATGGTAACAGAGGGGACAAAGAAAACATGGCGAGAGTAA
- the cobD gene encoding cobalamin biosynthesis protein CobD, protein MMKQSWIALIIGYILDLILGDPHNWWHPVQGIGYIITKTEKILRKIFPKNEKSERIAGGILVCIVLTVSVGVPALLLYGAGRIHPAFEILVESLFCYQLLATKSLKDESMNVYRALKQNGLQAGREAVSMIVGRDTAALTEEGVVKAAVETVAENTSDGIIAPMFYMAIGGGVLGFFYKAVNTMDSMIGYKNDTYRNFGTCAARLDDLVNYLPARLSAGLMLLASVICRYDGKQAVKVYWRDRRNHKSPNAAQTEAVMAGALRVQLAGNAWYFGKLVEKPTIGDALRPVELEDIVRADQLLYMTSFLGMILMTGIKYLLLMG, encoded by the coding sequence ATGATGAAGCAGTCATGGATTGCCCTGATCATCGGATATATTCTTGATCTGATTCTGGGAGATCCGCATAACTGGTGGCATCCGGTACAGGGAATCGGATATATTATTACGAAAACAGAAAAAATATTAAGAAAAATATTTCCAAAGAATGAAAAAAGTGAACGAATAGCTGGAGGAATTTTGGTGTGCATTGTTTTGACAGTTTCTGTTGGAGTTCCGGCCCTATTGTTGTACGGAGCGGGACGGATTCATCCTGCCTTTGAAATTTTAGTGGAATCCTTGTTTTGTTATCAGCTTTTAGCGACAAAATCACTGAAAGATGAGAGTATGAACGTTTATCGGGCGCTGAAGCAGAATGGACTTCAGGCAGGACGGGAAGCCGTTTCTATGATTGTCGGAAGAGATACGGCAGCTCTTACAGAAGAAGGCGTTGTGAAAGCAGCAGTGGAGACTGTGGCAGAAAATACTTCTGACGGGATTATTGCACCAATGTTTTATATGGCTATTGGAGGAGGCGTTCTCGGATTTTTTTATAAAGCAGTAAATACAATGGATTCTATGATTGGATATAAGAACGATACTTATCGGAATTTCGGAACTTGTGCAGCCAGACTGGATGATCTGGTAAATTATCTTCCGGCCAGACTCAGTGCAGGACTGATGCTGCTTGCCTCAGTCATTTGCCGATATGATGGAAAACAGGCTGTGAAAGTGTATTGGCGCGACAGGAGAAATCATAAAAGCCCTAATGCGGCACAGACGGAAGCAGTCATGGCAGGTGCGCTTCGGGTACAGTTGGCAGGAAACGCCTGGTATTTTGGAAAACTTGTAGAGAAACCAACAATCGGGGACGCACTTCGACCGGTGGAACTGGAAGATATTGTAAGAGCAGATCAGTTGTTATATATGACGTCCTTTCTCGGAATGATTTTGATGACAGGAATAAAATATTTGCTGCTGATGGGATAG
- a CDS encoding cobyric acid synthase, with translation MARVIMIQGTMSGAGKSLLTAGLLRIFREDGYRAAPFKSQNMALNSYVTSDGLEMGRAQAVQAEAAGIEPSVYMNPILLKPTNDVGSQVIVNGEVIGNMKARDYFAYKKELIPEVLRAFEMLDKMYDIIVVEGAGSPAEINLKENDIVNMGLAKLLHAPVILAGDIDRGGVFAQLYGTVELLEEEERQLIKGLIINKFRGDKSILDPGIEMLEEKTHKRVIGTIPYMDVDIEEEDSLSERLEGHRGAKEIDIAVVRFPRISNYTDLAPLEHLNGVSVRYIGRAEELGNPALIILPGSKNTIRDLKWMRESGIETAVKKAVSRGTFLFGICGGFQMLGMEITDEIGCESAEHEQEDETALKTMRGMELLPISTAFSAEKSRTRVLDCFPKLFGPYEGLSGKPFEGYEIHMGQSVLLENETEEVVSRWKNRETGTLLGVCKEQIMGTYVHGVFDREETAGALLGELARARGIAVETLGVQDFKKYKEEQYTKLAAQMRRHLDMKAIYEMLEQGEAYEGTIGAGTSGRN, from the coding sequence ATGGCGAGAGTAATTATGATTCAGGGGACGATGTCGGGAGCGGGAAAAAGTCTTCTGACAGCCGGACTTCTTAGAATCTTCCGGGAAGATGGATATCGGGCAGCGCCGTTCAAATCGCAGAATATGGCGCTGAATTCCTATGTGACATCGGATGGCCTGGAAATGGGCCGGGCGCAGGCGGTACAGGCAGAGGCAGCAGGGATTGAACCGAGCGTGTATATGAATCCGATTCTGTTGAAGCCGACAAATGATGTGGGTTCTCAAGTTATCGTCAACGGAGAAGTAATCGGAAATATGAAAGCAAGAGATTACTTTGCTTATAAGAAAGAACTCATACCGGAAGTGCTGCGTGCATTTGAAATGCTTGACAAAATGTATGATATTATTGTAGTTGAAGGAGCCGGAAGTCCGGCAGAAATTAACTTAAAAGAAAATGATATTGTTAATATGGGGCTGGCAAAGCTTCTCCATGCACCGGTAATTTTGGCTGGAGATATTGACCGGGGCGGGGTGTTTGCCCAGCTTTACGGAACGGTAGAGCTTTTGGAAGAAGAAGAGAGGCAGCTGATCAAAGGACTGATTATTAATAAGTTTCGCGGAGACAAATCCATTCTTGATCCGGGCATTGAGATGCTGGAAGAAAAGACGCATAAGCGAGTGATTGGGACAATTCCTTATATGGATGTAGACATTGAGGAAGAAGACAGCCTCTCGGAGCGCCTGGAAGGACACCGGGGAGCGAAAGAGATTGATATTGCAGTGGTCCGTTTTCCAAGAATTTCCAACTATACGGATTTAGCTCCGCTGGAGCATCTGAATGGAGTATCTGTCCGTTATATCGGAAGAGCGGAGGAACTTGGGAATCCGGCATTGATTATTTTGCCGGGCAGTAAAAATACGATTCGTGATTTGAAATGGATGCGGGAGTCCGGGATAGAAACCGCAGTAAAAAAGGCGGTTTCCAGAGGAACATTTCTGTTTGGAATCTGTGGAGGATTTCAGATGCTCGGTATGGAGATTACTGATGAGATTGGCTGTGAATCAGCGGAGCATGAGCAGGAAGATGAGACAGCTTTAAAGACCATGCGGGGAATGGAGCTGCTTCCGATCAGTACAGCATTTTCTGCAGAGAAATCACGTACCAGAGTGCTGGATTGTTTTCCGAAGTTATTCGGTCCATATGAGGGATTATCCGGGAAACCGTTTGAAGGATATGAAATTCATATGGGACAGTCGGTATTGTTGGAAAATGAAACAGAAGAAGTGGTGTCAAGGTGGAAAAACCGGGAAACGGGAACACTTCTGGGCGTTTGTAAAGAGCAGATTATGGGAACCTATGTCCACGGTGTGTTTGACCGGGAAGAAACGGCAGGAGCGCTTCTTGGAGAACTGGCAAGAGCAAGAGGGATTGCCGTAGAGACATTGGGCGTGCAGGATTTTAAGAAATATAAGGAAGAACAGTATACAAAGCTTGCTGCACAGATGCGTCGGCATTTGGATATGAAAGCGATTTATGAAATGTTGGAACAGGGGGAAGCGTATGAAGGAACAATTGGAGCAGGTACTTCCGGAAGAAATTGA
- a CDS encoding sirohydrochlorin cobaltochelatase, which translates to MKTEQKKALLVVSFGTSYADTRKKNIEHVESVLKNAFPDRCFYHAYTSQMILDKLRNRDHIFIPNVNEAMEQMHSDGITDVLVQPTHIMNGIENDMMRETILSFSSQFQKLQIGAPLLNTTQDQFAVIQAMIKELPQLSETEAIVLMGHGTTHYANSIYAALDYAFKQSGFPHIHVGTVEAYPGLWEIISALKANHTSHVYLAPFMLVAGDHATNDLAGEEEDSWKSILETNGFTTECILKGLGEYEGICELYTQHAKAAGH; encoded by the coding sequence ATGAAAACAGAACAAAAGAAAGCATTACTCGTTGTCAGCTTTGGAACAAGTTACGCCGATACTCGAAAAAAGAATATTGAACATGTAGAATCCGTCCTCAAAAATGCATTTCCTGATCGCTGTTTCTATCATGCTTACACAAGCCAGATGATTCTTGATAAGCTTCGGAACAGAGATCATATTTTCATTCCCAATGTAAACGAAGCAATGGAACAAATGCATTCAGACGGTATTACGGATGTTCTTGTACAGCCGACTCATATTATGAACGGCATTGAAAATGATATGATGCGAGAAACCATTTTAAGCTTTTCTTCGCAGTTTCAGAAACTTCAGATTGGCGCTCCTCTCCTGAACACAACACAAGATCAGTTTGCAGTAATCCAGGCAATGATAAAAGAACTCCCTCAGCTATCGGAAACAGAAGCAATTGTTCTAATGGGGCACGGCACAACTCACTATGCCAACAGCATTTATGCCGCTCTTGATTATGCCTTTAAGCAGAGTGGATTTCCCCATATTCATGTAGGCACTGTGGAAGCATATCCTGGTCTTTGGGAAATCATTTCTGCTTTGAAAGCCAATCACACTTCCCACGTCTATCTTGCTCCCTTTATGCTTGTGGCAGGAGACCATGCCACCAATGATCTGGCCGGCGAAGAGGAAGATTCCTGGAAAAGTATTTTAGAAACAAATGGATTTACAACAGAATGTATTTTAAAAGGTCTCGGAGAATATGAAGGGATCTGTGAACTTTATACACAACATGCAAAAGCGGCCGGACATTAG
- the cbiQ gene encoding cobalt ECF transporter T component CbiQ → MMIDTLCYYSHLRNVNTSLKLFASVISLILCIASRSVLIAMITFSAATVLTVVCGKISLCKYLKLLRIPLVFLFIGTLTIIVNVSPTPMDAFAISIGSFYLTGSVTDIFFCLRLICTAFASVSCLYFLALSTPVTDLVLALRRFHIPPLLIELMLLVYRFIFLLQEIAHQISVAQKSRLGNCNYRTSLRSFGALLSALFIRSVRQSGILFDALEARGYHGEIQVLEEVVPPRRHEIFLFIIFELSLILLWMLEVLLWR, encoded by the coding sequence ATGATGATTGATACGCTATGCTATTACTCCCATCTGCGAAATGTCAATACATCGTTAAAGCTTTTTGCTTCTGTCATAAGCCTTATCCTTTGTATTGCCAGTCGCTCCGTACTGATTGCAATGATAACTTTTTCCGCAGCCACAGTGCTTACTGTGGTTTGCGGAAAAATCAGCCTTTGCAAGTATTTAAAGCTGCTTCGCATCCCGCTTGTGTTTCTTTTTATCGGAACATTAACCATCATTGTTAATGTCTCTCCCACGCCAATGGATGCTTTTGCCATTTCCATCGGTTCATTTTATCTGACGGGTTCTGTGACAGATATTTTCTTTTGCCTCCGGCTGATCTGCACTGCTTTTGCCAGCGTCAGCTGCCTTTACTTTCTTGCTCTTAGCACCCCTGTCACAGATTTGGTACTGGCGCTTCGCCGATTCCATATTCCACCGCTGCTAATTGAACTAATGCTTTTAGTCTACCGCTTTATCTTCTTGCTGCAAGAGATTGCACATCAGATTTCTGTCGCTCAAAAATCCCGACTTGGAAACTGCAATTACCGGACTTCTCTCCGATCCTTCGGAGCATTACTCTCAGCGCTTTTTATTCGCAGTGTACGCCAATCCGGTATTCTGTTTGATGCGCTGGAAGCCAGGGGATATCACGGCGAGATACAGGTACTGGAAGAAGTGGTTCCTCCCCGTCGCCATGAAATCTTTCTTTTTATCATATTTGAACTGTCCCTCATCCTGCTGTGGATGCTGGAAGTATTGTTATGGAGGTAA